In one Lachnospiraceae bacterium GAM79 genomic region, the following are encoded:
- a CDS encoding putative DNA modification/repair radical SAM protein, with protein MFEIQANKTIQEKLHILADAAKYDVACTSSGVDRKGKEGMLGNARSCGICHSFASDGRCISLLKILMTNHCIYDCKYCVNRVSNDVKRATFTPEEICELTIEFYKRNYIEGLFLSSGVIHDPAYTMEQICITLQLLRTKYRFNGYIHVKTIPGAPDELLAAAGFLADRISVNLELPTAESLKKLAPNKSFQTIMTPMGKVRDTIAETRTLIGKDARMERSLGNRYLPGSIFGKEQLRLTGAQSNGGGSLWKKAASFAPATQDTWKPRAFAPAGQSTQMIIGASDESDYTLVQTTQKLYQNYDLKRVFYSAYIPVNEDSALPSLATPVPLLREHRLYQADWLLRFYGFQADELLSEERPNFNVRMDPKCDWAIRHLEQFPIEVQTASYDTLLRVPGIGPKSAGRIVKARRYGHLEFDHLKKMGVVLKRAHYFITCGGRMMYKIPIEEQYITRQLIGEYAKENWQVEHKEEEYRQLSFFDAQGVFGVPN; from the coding sequence ATGTTCGAAATACAAGCAAATAAAACTATACAGGAAAAATTACATATACTGGCGGATGCGGCGAAGTATGATGTGGCATGTACATCCAGCGGTGTGGATCGAAAAGGAAAGGAAGGAATGCTCGGAAATGCACGATCCTGCGGAATCTGTCACAGCTTTGCATCAGACGGACGCTGTATCTCTCTGCTCAAGATTCTGATGACGAATCATTGTATTTATGACTGCAAGTATTGCGTGAACCGAGTATCGAATGATGTCAAGCGTGCCACTTTTACGCCGGAGGAGATCTGTGAACTGACGATCGAATTTTATAAAAGGAATTATATAGAAGGGCTGTTCTTAAGCTCCGGTGTGATCCATGATCCGGCATACACGATGGAGCAGATCTGTATAACCTTACAGCTCCTTCGTACAAAATACAGGTTCAACGGATATATTCATGTAAAGACGATTCCGGGTGCACCGGATGAACTACTTGCGGCTGCCGGATTTCTGGCCGACCGCATCAGTGTGAATCTGGAGCTGCCGACTGCGGAGAGCCTAAAGAAGCTTGCTCCGAATAAGAGTTTCCAGACGATCATGACTCCGATGGGGAAGGTGCGTGATACGATCGCAGAGACAAGAACCCTGATAGGGAAAGATGCAAGAATGGAACGCAGTCTGGGGAATCGTTACCTGCCGGGAAGTATATTCGGGAAAGAACAGTTACGGCTGACCGGAGCACAGAGTAATGGAGGCGGCTCTCTTTGGAAGAAAGCTGCTTCCTTTGCTCCGGCAACTCAGGATACATGGAAGCCACGGGCATTTGCACCGGCAGGTCAGAGTACACAGATGATCATTGGGGCATCCGATGAGAGCGACTATACGCTGGTTCAGACAACACAGAAGTTATACCAGAACTATGATCTGAAACGTGTCTTTTATTCCGCCTATATTCCGGTAAATGAGGACTCGGCACTTCCGTCTCTTGCGACTCCGGTTCCGCTTCTGAGAGAACACCGACTGTATCAGGCAGACTGGCTGCTGCGGTTTTACGGATTTCAGGCAGATGAATTGTTGTCGGAGGAGCGACCGAATTTTAATGTCCGGATGGATCCGAAATGCGACTGGGCGATCCGGCATCTGGAACAGTTCCCGATCGAAGTGCAGACAGCTTCTTATGATACGCTGCTCCGGGTGCCGGGGATAGGACCGAAATCAGCAGGCAGGATCGTAAAGGCGAGACGGTACGGACATCTGGAATTTGACCATCTGAAGAAGATGGGCGTGGTGTTGAAACGGGCGCATTATTTTATTACCTGTGGAGGACGGATGATGTATAAGATACCGATCGAAGAGCAGTATATTACCAGACAACTGATAGGCGAGTATGCAAAAGAAAACTGGCAGGTAGAGCATAAGGAAGAAGAATATAGGCAGTTATCCTTTTTTGATGCTCAGGGAGTATTTGGAGTTCCGAATTGA
- a CDS encoding TIGR03915 family putative DNA repair protein, protein MRIFTCKHQLEDMMTCIYDAWVYALRVGHDKVQLRTEPIVQATLFDEYVHVDADAEKTEKVLRSVRNKIGMQAYIDVYYACLMEDDVLDDIYRFLRIGFQAGPRVIGMLAEPPVSRMLEIRRAVGNEIHHFREFARFNSIDNKVYVCHLEPKHDVIYQVAEHFADRMPDEYFMILDDNRKYAVIHPGKHYSGQQADREREISEQNRYMKEKAQKMYLRELSDEEMKTLRQTELLKDEYTELWKTFFHTIGIEQRKNPTCQRNLMPIWKRKHAVEFMQ, encoded by the coding sequence ATGAGGATATTTACCTGTAAACATCAATTAGAAGATATGATGACCTGCATCTATGATGCATGGGTTTATGCACTCCGGGTCGGACATGATAAGGTGCAGTTACGGACGGAGCCGATCGTGCAGGCAACTTTATTTGACGAGTATGTCCATGTGGATGCCGATGCAGAAAAGACGGAAAAGGTTCTGCGTTCCGTTCGAAATAAGATCGGGATGCAGGCATATATCGATGTGTATTATGCCTGTCTGATGGAAGATGATGTACTGGACGATATCTACCGGTTTTTGCGGATCGGATTTCAGGCAGGACCAAGGGTGATCGGGATGCTTGCAGAGCCTCCGGTTAGCCGGATGCTGGAGATTCGGCGGGCAGTTGGAAATGAAATTCATCATTTTCGGGAATTTGCCAGATTCAATTCGATCGATAATAAGGTGTATGTCTGTCATCTGGAACCGAAGCATGATGTGATCTATCAGGTGGCAGAGCATTTTGCAGACCGGATGCCGGATGAATATTTTATGATCCTTGATGATAACCGGAAGTATGCGGTGATCCATCCGGGAAAACATTACTCAGGGCAGCAGGCAGATAGAGAAAGAGAGATTTCAGAACAGAACCGATATATGAAGGAAAAGGCTCAGAAGATGTATTTGCGGGAGTTGTCCGATGAGGAAATGAAGACGCTCCGACAGACGGAATTATTGAAGGATGAATATACCGAACTCTGGAAGACCTTCTTTCATACGATCGGGATTGAACAGCGGAAGAATCCGACCTGCCAGCGGAATCTGATGCCGATATGGAAGCGGAAGCATGCGGTAGAATTCATGCAGTAA
- the galE gene encoding UDP-glucose 4-epimerase GalE translates to MKILVTGGAGYIGSHTCVELLEAGYDVVVVDNLYNASPKVIGRIKEITGKDVTFYEKDIRDLDAMNEIFAKEKPDTVIHFAGLKAVGESVRKPLEYYENNIAGTLTLCKAMRENGCKNIIFSSSATVYGNPAFIPITEECPKGVCTNPYGWTKHMLEQILTDIHTADPEWNVILLRYFNPIGAHKSGLIGEDPKGIPNNLLPYVAQVAVGKLPCLGVFGDDYDTPDGTGVRDYIHVVDLAKGHVKAINKIKENPGVKIYNLGTGKGYSVLDVVKAFEKACGKKIPYEIKPRRAGDIATCYSDATLAKKELGWEAEYGIDEMCADSWRWQSMNPDGYGA, encoded by the coding sequence ATGAAGATCTTAGTAACAGGTGGTGCTGGTTATATTGGAAGTCATACCTGCGTTGAATTATTAGAAGCAGGATATGATGTAGTAGTTGTTGACAATCTGTATAATGCGAGTCCGAAAGTAATTGGAAGAATAAAAGAGATAACAGGAAAAGACGTAACATTTTATGAGAAGGATATCCGTGATCTGGATGCAATGAATGAAATCTTTGCAAAAGAAAAGCCGGATACAGTAATTCATTTTGCAGGCTTAAAGGCAGTTGGTGAGTCTGTTCGTAAGCCACTCGAATATTATGAGAATAACATTGCGGGTACATTAACACTTTGCAAGGCAATGCGCGAGAATGGATGCAAGAACATTATCTTTTCATCATCTGCAACCGTATATGGCAATCCTGCATTTATTCCGATCACAGAGGAATGTCCAAAGGGTGTCTGCACAAATCCTTACGGCTGGACCAAGCATATGCTTGAGCAGATCCTGACAGATATCCACACAGCAGATCCGGAATGGAATGTAATCCTGCTTCGTTACTTCAATCCAATCGGAGCACATAAGAGCGGACTGATCGGAGAAGATCCAAAGGGTATTCCAAACAACCTGCTTCCTTATGTAGCACAGGTAGCGGTAGGAAAGCTTCCTTGTCTTGGTGTATTCGGTGATGACTATGATACACCGGACGGAACAGGTGTCAGAGATTATATTCATGTTGTAGATCTTGCCAAGGGTCATGTAAAAGCGATCAATAAGATCAAAGAGAATCCGGGTGTAAAGATTTACAATCTGGGTACAGGAAAAGGATACAGCGTTTTAGATGTTGTTAAGGCATTTGAGAAGGCATGCGGCAAGAAGATTCCTTATGAGATCAAGCCTCGTCGTGCAGGTGATATCGCAACCTGTTATTCTGATGCAACTCTTGCTAAGAAAGAACTTGGCTGGGAAGCAGAATACGGAATTGACGAGATGTGCGCAGATTCATGGAGATGGCAGAGCATGAATCCGGATGGCTATGGTGCATAA
- a CDS encoding DUF308 domain-containing protein, with translation MRKRTEFGWMELILGIILTILGIFTMIRPESMLNSIVICYGIVAAVSGIADIIFYVKMERHMGVVPTVSLTSGILSTLLGMMLILCPGAAQRLVIWLFALWIIMHSISRLSHISTVRYFAGNSFGLVSLLLNIIGIVIGIMLLIEPIMAVVAFGYLIGLYLIVLGIDSIASALSKMGSDW, from the coding sequence ATGAGGAAACGAACAGAATTTGGCTGGATGGAGCTGATACTTGGAATCATACTCACTATACTTGGCATCTTTACGATGATCCGTCCTGAAAGTATGTTGAACAGTATTGTCATCTGTTACGGAATCGTGGCAGCAGTCAGCGGTATAGCTGATATTATATTCTATGTAAAGATGGAGCGGCATATGGGAGTTGTACCGACAGTATCCCTGACCTCCGGCATCTTAAGTACCCTGCTTGGTATGATGCTGATTCTCTGTCCGGGAGCCGCACAACGGTTAGTGATCTGGCTCTTTGCACTCTGGATCATTATGCACAGTATATCCAGACTGTCCCATATCAGCACTGTACGGTATTTTGCAGGTAACAGCTTCGGACTTGTATCCCTGTTGTTGAATATCATCGGTATCGTGATCGGAATTATGCTTCTGATAGAACCGATTATGGCAGTTGTCGCATTCGGTTATCTGATCGGACTGTATCTGATCGTGCTTGGAATTGATAGTATTGCATCAGCACTCAGCAAAATGGGATCAGACTGGTAG
- a CDS encoding xanthine phosphoribosyltransferase produces MNFLEERIVKDGIVKEGNVLKVDSFLNHQMDIRLFDQIGEEFKKRFEGTPINKILTIEASGIGIACVAARQFDVPVIFAKKSKSINIEGEVYVAEVESFTHKCKNQVIVSKKFLNPDDNVLIIDDFLANGCALQGLISIVTSAGANVAGIGIVIEKGFQTGGQIIRNLGYHLESLAIVDEMDAATGNIIFREQ; encoded by the coding sequence TTGAATTTCTTAGAAGAAAGAATTGTAAAAGACGGAATTGTCAAAGAAGGAAATGTATTAAAGGTTGACAGCTTTTTGAATCACCAGATGGACATCCGGTTATTTGACCAGATCGGTGAAGAATTTAAGAAGCGTTTTGAAGGAACGCCGATCAATAAGATTCTCACGATCGAGGCATCCGGAATCGGGATCGCATGTGTGGCAGCGCGACAGTTTGATGTGCCTGTTATCTTTGCGAAGAAATCAAAAAGCATCAATATAGAAGGTGAAGTGTATGTGGCAGAGGTAGAATCCTTTACCCACAAATGTAAGAATCAGGTTATCGTGTCAAAGAAGTTCTTGAATCCGGACGACAATGTTCTGATCATTGATGACTTCCTTGCAAATGGCTGTGCCCTTCAGGGACTGATCTCTATCGTGACATCAGCCGGTGCAAATGTTGCGGGAATCGGTATCGTAATCGAAAAAGGCTTCCAGACCGGCGGACAGATCATCCGGAATCTGGGATATCATCTGGAATCCCTTGCAATTGTAGACGAGATGGATGCAGCGACAGGAAATATCATTTTCCGGGAGCAGTAG